The Phycisphaeraceae bacterium genome window below encodes:
- a CDS encoding ABC transporter permease gives MTFLLETLRLGLRNIALHKLRAFLTALGIICGVAAVIAMTAIGEGNKRQALADIERLGANNIIARSVKPADMKTSSGTNARRNLMIYGLKRADLRQIEATVHPIRRIIPLKQVSTSLTLGALRTPAAVYGTLPELLDLTSLRIARGRYLTADDTSEPVVVLGAEVAERLFPLSDPLLGTVRIEGQAFRVVGVLQRVGLAGGAGTTLVGRDLNFDAHIPLPVAQQRFSDIVNNFSTGGTEIRQVELDALYIEVPDQDQVPAVAQQIALVLDARHGKTGDTTLTVPIELLEQKARTQRNFNYMMIAIAAISLLVGGIGIMNIMLATVTERTREIGIRRAVGATRRHIQAQFLAETTMLSAIAGLIGIGAGVTLARVLGLWWQPRPEIVGLSVIVSFIVATAVGITFGLYPAYMASKQDPIIALRHD, from the coding sequence ATGACTTTTCTGCTTGAAACACTCCGTCTGGGTCTGCGCAACATCGCGCTGCACAAGCTGCGCGCTTTTCTTACCGCGCTGGGCATCATCTGCGGCGTCGCGGCGGTGATCGCCATGACCGCCATCGGTGAGGGAAATAAGCGGCAGGCGCTGGCAGACATCGAACGACTCGGCGCCAACAACATCATCGCCCGCTCCGTCAAACCGGCGGATATGAAAACGTCCAGCGGTACCAATGCGAGACGAAACTTGATGATTTATGGCCTCAAGCGCGCTGACCTGCGGCAAATCGAGGCGACTGTCCACCCGATCCGACGGATTATTCCGCTCAAACAGGTTTCGACATCGCTGACACTCGGCGCGCTGCGCACGCCGGCCGCGGTTTACGGCACGCTGCCGGAGTTGCTCGACTTGACCTCATTACGCATCGCACGGGGCAGATACCTCACCGCTGACGACACGAGCGAGCCTGTCGTCGTGCTGGGCGCGGAGGTGGCTGAACGACTGTTCCCTTTGAGCGATCCGCTGCTGGGCACGGTGCGGATCGAGGGGCAGGCCTTCCGTGTCGTGGGCGTGCTTCAGCGTGTCGGTCTGGCGGGCGGCGCGGGGACAACGCTTGTCGGGCGAGACCTGAACTTCGACGCACACATCCCCCTGCCGGTCGCTCAGCAACGCTTCAGCGATATAGTCAACAACTTTTCGACCGGCGGCACTGAGATCCGACAGGTCGAGCTTGACGCCCTGTACATCGAGGTGCCCGATCAGGATCAGGTTCCCGCTGTCGCCCAGCAGATCGCGCTGGTGCTTGATGCGCGGCATGGAAAGACGGGTGATACCACGCTCACCGTGCCGATCGAGCTGCTTGAGCAGAAAGCGCGGACACAGCGCAATTTCAATTACATGATGATCGCCATTGCAGCCATCAGTCTGCTCGTGGGCGGGATCGGAATCATGAACATCATGCTTGCGACAGTGACGGAGCGGACACGGGAAATCGGCATTCGTCGAGCCGTCGGCGCGACACGACGACACATTCAGGCGCAGTTTCTGGCGGAAACGACCATGCTGTCGGCGATTGCGGGACTTATCGGCATCGGCGCGGGTGTGACTCTGGCGCGCGTGCTGGGACTCTGGTGGCAGCCTCGCCCGGAAATCGTCGGGCTTTCTGTCATCGTCAGCTTCATCGTGGCGACGGCAGTGGGGATCACATTCGGCCTCTACCCTGCTTACATGGCTTCCAAGCAGGACCCGATCATTGCGCTGCGTCACGACTGA